One window of Acanthochromis polyacanthus isolate Apoly-LR-REF ecotype Palm Island chromosome 19, KAUST_Apoly_ChrSc, whole genome shotgun sequence genomic DNA carries:
- the LOC127531143 gene encoding zinc finger MYM-type protein 5-like: MKRSYPSGAEKKKQRKEKEEKRKKDSGSLLTFLRPKNPGKDNVPPPIPDDENFPSTSTSSSTAVCQPPAQEDQTDDQTSISTADTDDFPSRPEGEELISADPAQWPSILSHTKLCQLVTRGPIQVKDMAFSQNTDKTPRRFKKEYYDMTMKNGDKIQRRWLMYSVSTDSVFCFACKLFGKLDSSLTKGGFRNWKNIAGHLKEQEHSKTHHTNMMSWQELNRRLKTKTAIDQMNQDLMHLEVEHWRGVIHRVIAIICHLAERNQGLRGHTEALYDPHNGNFLAQVELMAQFDPFMNEHVRRIQTKQTKVHFLSNDIQNEIISLVGGKISEEIARQVKGAKYFSVIMDCTPDTSHTEQLSIVLRVVKCEPSVGASISEHFPGFVAFQDTTGRGLCETLLEKLVEHQRLPWTVLRQWKQHDGT; encoded by the exons ATGAAGAGGAGTTATCCCAGTGgggcagaaaagaaaaagcagaggaaggaaaaggaggaaaaaagaaagaaagacagtg GATCATTACTAACTTTTTTAAGACCAAAAAATCCAGGGAAGGATAATGTTCCCCCTCCCATTCCTGATGATGAAAACT TTCCATCAAcatccacctccagcagcacaGCAGTTTGCCAACCTCCTGCGCAGGAAGATCAAACAGATGATCAAACATCAATTTCAACTGCGGATACAGATGACT ttCCATCAAGACCCGAAGGTGAAGAGTTGATCTCAGCGGACCCTGCACAATGGCCAAGCATCCTAAGCCATACCAAACTGTGCCAACTGGTAACAAGGGGACCCATACAGGTGAAAGATATGGCTTTCTCCCAGAATACAGACAAAACTCCACGTAGATTCAAAAAGGAATATTACGATATGACCAtgaaaaatggtgacaaaatacaGCGAAGATGGCTTATGTATTCAGTCAGCACAGACTCAGTCTTCTGCTTTGCATGCAAGCTTTTTGGAAAACTGGACAGTTCACTTACCAAAGGGGGATTTAGGAATTGGAAAAACATAGCTGGTCATTTAAAGGAACAGGAGCATTCAAAGACACATCATACCAATATGATGAGTTGGCAGGAACTCAACAGGAGGCTCAAAACCAAAACAGCCATTGATCAGATGAACCAGGATTTGATGCATCTGGAGGTAGAGCACTGGAGAGGTGTAATACACAGAGTCATTGCCATCATATGCCATTTAGCTGAAAGAAATCAGGGTTTGAGAGGGCATACAGAAGCTCTATATGATCCACATAATGGCAATTTCCTAGCCCAGGTGGAATTGATGGCCCAGTTTGATCCCTTCATGAATGAACACGTAAGAAGGAttcaaaccaaacaaacaaaagtacaTTTCCTCAGCAACGATATTCAAAACGAAATAATTTCATTGGTGGGAGGCAAAATCAGTGAGGAGATAGCCAGACAGGTGAAAGGAGCAAAGTACTTCTCTGTCATAATGGATTGTACTCCAGACACAAGCCACACCGAACAACTGTCTATCGTCTTGAGAGTGGTGAAATGTGAGCCATCAGTTGGTGCATCGATCTCTGAACATTTCCCCggatttgttgcttttcaagACACCACTGGAAGAGGTCTGTGTGAGACACTTTTGGAAAAGTTGGTTGAACATCAGAGACTGCCGTGGACAGTCTTACGACAATGGAAGCAACATGATGGGACATAA